Proteins encoded by one window of Channa argus isolate prfri chromosome 13, Channa argus male v1.0, whole genome shotgun sequence:
- the plekhg5b gene encoding pleckstrin homology domain-containing family G member 5 isoform X3, translating to MTVCHHPDCQDLNSKSPLHLCESCDSRCHSENSENMHFDRHPRFDVQPQASILARNVSTRSCPPRTSPQSDLEEEDEGSTDRGDRKTGGLKLVKKKPRRRHTDDPSKECFSLKFDLNVDINTEIVPAMKKKTLREVLGPVFERNGIELSRVDLFLDQSNTPLSLNFEAYRFGGHYLKVKARPGDELKVEQGVKDSRSLSLPNMKPSEGQSPYIVTPDSERVEHGSLGRKESIDLLGQARRRKNMTEFLGETNIPTQDVLGQMGGSLPSVGVGSERWKNRAASRFSGFFSSNAGAGPFGKEVDRLEQLQSKLHSYAAFGLPKVPRQLSFHQDSWEEEEEEVTNLALEDTWQTLLDSSGTLTTRQSNQQEAIWELLHTEATYIKKLSVITDLFLCGLLNLQESGLLTDVEPTKLFSNIQEIVRLHTSLWNQVMLPVLDKARQARALLDPTDLHQGFMTFGSRFQPYIRYCMEEESCMEYMRTLLRDNELFRTYITWAETHKQCNRLKLTDMLAKPHQRLTKYPLLLKSILKKTDEPSARDSVSSMVATVEGFINSVDSQMRQRQDQQKLTTISARIDSYEPVEGSSEEVEKILKEYNHFDLMTPMRGISPEETRQLHLEGALRMKEGKDCRMDVYCFLFTDLLLITKPVKRLEKVKIVRQPLLIHNVVCKELKDPGSFVLIYLNEFKSTVAAFTFQANSATQGRSWIDAICNVQNQLQKLRSEEVVRQQNSLKTCTEGGEEEEEEDESSNSTTSSPCLRHKDQQNLSQSDGSTETLSVMEVDELGEHQEPPGPNMNFVETTKKHSDLAPRSESSGIDPQCRSLSMDSAYGTLSPEYLLRELQPQPCQSEGEETEEEEEDRGDLEVEQEEAEAEMAKEEEEEEVNEDAVGEEEEEEEEEENASLGSQVSVLQSSKPRRRPHVQSRLPCLQRLSTLTLSRSEDNLLQRFHGKTSVTLTHSRSSVEQDQSQCRNVDTSPLAHSKSLSELGPNCIELPSSDLNQSDECLSASMPSDQLCANLRRAEARHSHMVPPGQCQSHSSGSDGEMAPCASVDSTNESLAASHSGEVSPKKRKSPAQQHKKLTLAQLYRIRTTLVLNSTLTASEV from the exons ATGACG GTTTGCCACCACCCTGACTGCCAAGATCTAAATAGCAAAAGCCCGCTTCACCTGTGTGAGTCATGTGACTCACGCTGCCATTCAGAGAACTCAGAAAACATGCACTTTGACCGGCACCCTCGATTTGACGTGCAACCCCAAG CCTCCATCCTGGCTCGGAACGTGTCAACACGCTCCTGTCCCCCACGCACCAGTCCCCAATCTGACCTCGAGGAAGAGGATGAAGGGAGCACTGACCGCGG GGATCGTAAAACTGGGGGACTGAAGCTGGTGAAAAAGAAGCCACGGAGACGCCACACTGAC GACCCCAGTAAGGAGTGCTTCAGCCTGAAGTTTGATCTCAACGTggacataaacacagaaattgTACCtgcaatgaaaaagaaaacgctGAG AGAGGTTCTAGGGCCAGTGTTTGAGAGAAATGGCATTGAGCTGTCAAGGGTCGACTTGTTCCTGGATCAGTCCAACACACCTTTATCCCTCAACTTCGAGGCTTACCGTTTTGGAGGACACTACCTCAAAGTCAAAG ctcGACCAGGTGATGAACTTAAGGTGGAGCAGGGTGTGAAGGACTCGCGGTCGCTTAGCCTGCCCAACATGAAGCCCTCTGAAGGTCAGAGCCCCTACATCGTCACCCCGGACAGCGAGAGGGTGGAGCATGGATCTCTGGGACGCAAAGAAAGCATAGATCTGTTG GGTCAGGCGCGGCGGAGGAAGAACATGACAGAGTTCCTGGGGGAGACTAATATTCCAACCCAGGATGTTCTGGGACAGATGGGTGGCTCTCTGCCCAGCGTTGGGGTCGGATCTGAACGATGGAAAAACCGTGCTGCCAGCCGCTTCAGCGGCTTCTTTAGCTCCAACGCTGGAGCGGGGCCCTTCGGCAAG GAGGTGGACCGTCTGGAGCAGCTTCAGAGCAAGCTCCACTCTTACGCAGCTTTTGGGTTGCCCAAAGTGCCACGGCAGCTCTCTTTCCACCAGGACTcctgggaggaggaggaggaggaggtgaccAACCTTGCCTTGGAGGACACCTGGCAGACACTACTGGACAGCTCAGGG ACATTGACAACGCGACAGTCCAATCAGCAGGAGGCAATATGGgagctgctgcacacagaggCTACCTACATAAAAAAACTCAGTGTCATCACTGAT CTGTTCCTGTGTGGGCTCCTGAACCTACAGGAGAGTGGCCTGCTAACAGATGTGGAGCCCACCAAGCTGTTCAGTAACATCCAGGAGATTGTTCGCCTCCACAcatccctctggaaccaggtcATGCTACCGGTCCTGGATAAGGCCAGACAGGCCCGGGCTCTGCTCGACCCCACTGACCTCCACCAGGGCTTCATGACG TTTGGCTCCAGGTTCCAGCCCTACATTCGTTACTGCATGGAGGAGGAGAGCTGCATGGAGTACATGCGCACACTTCTCAGGGACAACGAGCTCTTCAGGACCTACATCACG TGGGCAGAGACCCATAAACAGTGCAACCGTCTGAAACTGACTGACATGTTGGCAAAGCCTCACCAGAGACTGACCAAGTATCCACTCCTACTGAAGAGCATTCTCAAGAAAACAGATGAGCCATCAGCCCGCGACTCTGTCAGCAGCATG gtTGCTACAGTAGAGGGATTCATCAATAGCGTTGACTCTCAGATGCGACAGCGTCAGGACCAACAGAAGCTGACCACCATTTCTGCTCGTATAGATTCATACGAGCCTGTAGAGGGCAGCAGTGAGGAAGTGGAGAAG ATTCTCAAGGAGTACAACCACTTCGACCTTATGACTCCCATGAGGGGAATATCGCCGGAGGAAACTCGACAGCTGCATTTAGAGGGAGCACTGAGGATGAAAGAGGGCAAAGACTGTAGG ATGGATGTCTACTGTTTCCTGTTCACTGATCTGTTGCTAATTACTAAGCCGGTGAAAAGACTGGAAAAAGTCAAAATCGTCCGACAGCCTCTGCTTATTCACAATGTCGTCTGTAAGGAGCTCAAAGACCCCG GCTCTTTCGTCCTCATCTACCTCAATGAGTTCAAAAGCACAGTGGCAGCCTTCACTTTCCAAGCCAATAGCGCCACCCAGGGGCGAAGCTGGATTGATGCTATCTGCAATGTCCAG AACCAGCTCCAGAAACTTCGCTCTGAGGAGGTTGTCAGGCAGCAGAACAGTCTGAAGACCTGTACAGAGGgcggggaagaggaggaggaggaagatgagagcAGCAACTCTACTACAAGTTCCCCTTGTCTGAGACACAAAGACCAGCAGAACTTGAG TCAATCTGATGGTTCCACGGAGACCCTGTCAGTGATGGAAGTTGATGAGCTAGGAGAACACCAAGAGCCTCCTGGCCCTAACATGAATTTTGTGGAAACCACTAAAAAGCACTCTGATTTGGCTCCCCGGAGTGAAAGCAGTGGAATCGACCCTCAGTGTCGATCTCTTTCCATGGACAGTGCCTATGGTACCCTCTCCCCTGAATACCTCCTAAGAGAACTTCAGCCACAGCCTTGTCAAAGTGaaggagaggagacagaggaggaagaagaagacaggGGGGACCTGGAGGTGGAACAGGAAGAGGCAGAAGCAGAGATGgcgaaagaagaagaagaagaagaggtgaATGAAGATGCGGtaggggaggaagaggaagaagaggaggaagaggagaacgCCTCATTGGGGTCCCAGGTGTCAGTACTCCAGTCTTCTAAACCTCGCCGACGGCCCCATGTTCAGTCACGACTCCCCTGCCTCCAGAGGCTGTCCACTCTGACCTTATCCCGTTCTGAGGACAACCTCCTTCAGCGCTTTCACGGCAAAACCTCAGTAACCCTCACACATTCACGCAGCTCTGTGGAGCAGGACCAGTCACAGTGTCGAAACGTAGACACATCACCATTGGCACACAGTAAGAGCCTCTCTGAGCTGGGCCCAAACTGCATTGAGCTGCCCTCCAGTGACCTCAACCAGTCTGATGAATGCTTGAGCGCGAGCATGCCATCGGACCAACTCTGCGCCAACCTGAGAAGGGCGGAGGCCAGGCACAGCCACATGGTGCCCCCAGGACAATGTCAATCCCATAGCAGCGGCTCAGATGGGGAAATGGCTCCTTGTGCCTCTGTAGATAGCACAAATGAGTCGCTGGCTGCGAGTCATTCAGGTGAAGTGTCaccaaaaaagagaaaatctcCAGCCCAGCAGCACAAGAAGCTGACACTAGCTCAGCTATACAGGATTCGCACCACTCTTGTCCTCAATTCCACACTCACTGCATC gGAGGTTTAA